Proteins encoded within one genomic window of Pongo pygmaeus isolate AG05252 chromosome 4, NHGRI_mPonPyg2-v2.0_pri, whole genome shotgun sequence:
- the LOC129036348 gene encoding mediator of RNA polymerase II transcription subunit 27-like yields MADVINVSVNLEAFSQAISAIQALRSSVSRVFDCLKDGMRNKETLEGREKAFIAHFRNNLHSVNRDLKELERLSNLVGKPSENHPLHNSGLLSLDPVQDKTPLYSQLLQAYKWSNKLQYHAGLASGLLNQQSLKRSANQMGVSAKRRPKAQPTTLVLPPQYIDDVISCIDRMFPEMSIHLSRPNGTSAMLLVTLGKVLKVIVIMRSLFIDRTIVKGYNENVYTEDGKLDIWSKSNYQVFQKVTDHATTALLHYQLPQMPDVVVRSFMTWLRSYIKLFQAPCQRCGKFLQDGLPPTWRDFRTLEAFHDTCRQ; encoded by the coding sequence ATGGCGGACGTGATAAATGTCAGTGTGAACCTGGAGGCCTTTTCCCAGGCCATTAGTGCCATCCAGGCGCTGCGCTCCAGCGTGAGCAGGGTGTTCGACTGCCTGAAGGATGGGATGCGGAACAAGGAGACGCTGGAGGGCCGGGAGAAGGCCTTCATTGCGCACTTCCGGAACAACTTACATTCGGTCAACCGGGACCTCAAAGAGCTGGAACGTCTGAGCAATCTGGTAGGCAAGCCATCTGAGAACCATCCTCTTCATAACAGTGGGCTGTTAAGCCTGGATCCTGTGCAGGACAAAACTCCTCTCTATAGTCAACTCCTTCAAGCATATAAGTGGTCAAACAAGTTGCAGTACCATGCAGGACTAGCATCTGGACTTTTAAATCAGCAGTCGTTGAAGCGTTCTGCTAATCAGATGGGAGTATCTGCCAAACGTAGACCAAAGGCTCAGCCCACAACTCTTGTCCTACCACCTCAATATATTGATGATGTGATCAGCTGCATTGACAGGATGTTTCCTGAAATGTCCATCCACTTATCCAGACCCAATGGAACATCAGCAATGCTTCTAGTGACCTTGGGAAAGGTGTTGAAAGTGATCGTCATTATGCGGAGCCTGTTCATTGATAGAACAATAGTAAAGGGATATAACGAGAATGTCTACACAGAAGATGGCAAGCTTGATATATGGTCCAAATCCAACTATCAAGTATTCCAGAAGGTGACAGACCACGCCACCACTGCCCTGCTCCACTATCAGCTGCCCCAGATGCCGGATGTCGTAGTCCGATCCTTCATGACCTGGTTAAGAAGTTACATAAAGCTGTTCCAGGCCCCGTGCCAGCGCTGCGGGAAGTTTCTGCAGGACGGCCTTCCCCCGACCTGGAGGGATTTCCGAACCCTGGAAGCCTTCCATGACACCTGCCGGCAGTAG